The Rhodoflexus caldus genome has a window encoding:
- a CDS encoding acetyl-CoA carboxylase carboxyltransferase subunit alpha has translation MLLDFEKPIAELEEKLAEMKRLATENGVDVSEPVKTLERRINDLKIETYRNLTRWQRVQLSRHVDRPYTLDYIYNLTTDFIELFGDRNIADDKAMVGGFGTIDGQTFMLIGQQKGRNTKERQFRNFGMANPEGYRKALRLMKLAEKFNKPIVTFIDTPGAFPGIEAEERGQAEAIAHNLREMFMLKVPVICIIIGEGASGGALGIAIGDRVLMLENTWYSVISPESCSSILWRSWNYKEQAAEALKLTATDMLAFKLIDGIIDEPLGGAHKDKAAIIQTVKEAILNNFRELNALSPRERINQRIEKFAAMGVYAQ, from the coding sequence ATGTTGCTCGATTTTGAAAAACCTATCGCCGAGTTGGAAGAAAAACTTGCTGAAATGAAGCGGTTGGCAACCGAAAACGGCGTAGATGTTTCCGAACCCGTAAAAACGCTGGAACGCCGCATCAACGATTTGAAGATAGAAACCTATCGCAATTTAACCCGTTGGCAGCGCGTACAACTTTCCAGACATGTGGACAGACCCTATACGCTGGACTATATCTACAACCTCACTACCGACTTTATCGAACTTTTCGGCGACCGCAACATAGCCGACGACAAAGCAATGGTAGGCGGTTTTGGCACCATCGATGGGCAAACTTTTATGCTCATAGGTCAGCAGAAAGGCCGCAATACCAAAGAGCGCCAATTCCGCAACTTCGGTATGGCCAACCCCGAAGGCTACCGCAAAGCGCTGCGCCTGATGAAACTGGCCGAGAAGTTCAATAAACCCATTGTTACTTTTATTGATACGCCCGGCGCTTTCCCGGGTATAGAGGCCGAAGAACGCGGGCAGGCAGAAGCAATTGCTCACAACCTGCGCGAAATGTTCATGCTGAAAGTACCTGTCATTTGTATCATTATCGGCGAAGGTGCATCAGGCGGAGCTTTGGGCATTGCCATTGGCGACCGCGTTTTGATGCTGGAAAACACTTGGTATTCCGTGATTTCGCCCGAGTCATGTTCTTCTATTCTGTGGCGAAGCTGGAACTACAAAGAGCAGGCAGCCGAAGCGCTCAAACTCACCGCAACCGATATGCTGGCATTTAAACTGATTGACGGCATTATTGACGAGCCGCTGGGAGGCGCACACAAAGACAAAGCCGCCATCATTCAGACCGTAAAAGAGGCCATCCTGAATAACTTCCGCGAACTGAACGCCCTCTCTCCGCGCGAGCGCATCAATCAACGCATCGAGAAATTTGCCGCTATGGGTGTTTATGCGCAATAA
- the rho gene encoding transcription termination factor Rho gives MYSIEELNIKLLSEVRQLAEELGVKVVGKPTKKDLIAKILEHQASAPSPAADTVTETEKKPETNTPTLKLRRERQNVAPRVEISVLEQPPATQEPVREKKRTRVNKREQQPLEPVHNDVFEQENLPIMPLEEDFTADFMIDATALPPVADMEMAEPIVAPIVAPETDTPPTSEQSVIAEQRPQRRPENERQGGNSGQSFQKGAQRPQQQPQPKYTVRDFDGVIENEGVLEIMQDGYGFLRSSDYNYLASPDDIYVSPSQIKLFGLKTGDTVRGTIRPPKEGEKYFALLRVITVNGKTTEQVRDRVPFEYLTPLFPNERLKLSHKSSEYSTRLLDLFAPIGKGQRGMIVAQPKTGKTVLLKEIANAIAKNHPEVYLIVLLIDERPEEVTDMARSVNAEVIASTFDEQAERHVKVSSIVLEKAKRMVECGHDVVILLDSITRLARAYNTVVPSSGKILSGGVDANALHKPKRFFGAARNVENGGSLTIIATALIDTGSKMDEVIFEEFKGTGNMELQLDRKLANKRVFPAIDIPASGTRREDLLLDKDTMQRVWILRKYMSDMNSSEAMEFLLNNMKGTKDNEEFLLSMNN, from the coding sequence ATGTACAGTATTGAAGAGTTGAACATTAAACTCTTGTCAGAGGTCAGGCAACTGGCTGAGGAATTGGGTGTGAAAGTTGTGGGCAAACCCACCAAAAAAGATTTGATTGCCAAAATTTTAGAGCATCAGGCCTCCGCGCCCTCTCCTGCCGCAGATACAGTTACTGAAACTGAAAAGAAACCCGAAACAAATACCCCTACGCTGAAACTCCGCAGAGAGCGTCAGAACGTAGCGCCACGTGTAGAAATATCGGTACTTGAACAGCCTCCCGCCACACAGGAGCCTGTTCGGGAAAAGAAAAGAACAAGGGTAAATAAACGTGAACAGCAGCCGTTGGAGCCGGTTCATAATGACGTATTTGAACAAGAGAACCTGCCGATAATGCCTTTGGAAGAAGATTTTACGGCAGATTTTATGATAGATGCCACTGCTTTGCCACCCGTGGCCGATATGGAAATGGCAGAACCGATAGTTGCACCGATAGTTGCACCGGAAACAGATACACCGCCAACTTCCGAACAATCCGTTATTGCCGAACAGCGCCCGCAGCGCCGCCCCGAAAACGAACGTCAGGGGGGCAACAGCGGTCAGTCGTTTCAAAAAGGAGCGCAGCGCCCGCAGCAGCAACCGCAACCTAAATACACCGTGCGAGACTTTGACGGCGTTATTGAAAACGAAGGCGTGCTGGAAATTATGCAGGACGGTTACGGCTTTTTGCGTTCTTCCGACTACAACTACTTGGCCAGCCCCGATGATATCTATGTTTCTCCTTCACAAATCAAACTGTTCGGCCTGAAAACAGGCGATACCGTGCGTGGAACCATTCGTCCGCCCAAAGAAGGCGAAAAATACTTTGCCCTGTTGCGGGTAATTACCGTAAACGGCAAAACAACCGAGCAAGTGCGCGACCGCGTTCCGTTTGAATATCTCACGCCGCTGTTCCCCAACGAGCGCCTGAAACTGAGCCATAAATCAAGCGAATATTCCACCCGTTTGTTAGACCTTTTTGCGCCTATCGGCAAAGGCCAACGCGGAATGATTGTGGCACAGCCCAAAACAGGTAAAACCGTATTGCTCAAAGAAATTGCCAACGCAATTGCCAAAAACCATCCCGAAGTATATCTCATTGTATTGCTGATTGACGAGCGTCCGGAAGAAGTAACCGATATGGCACGCAGCGTCAATGCAGAGGTAATAGCATCTACTTTTGACGAACAGGCTGAACGCCACGTCAAAGTATCCAGCATTGTATTGGAAAAAGCCAAACGAATGGTAGAGTGCGGCCACGATGTGGTAATTCTGTTAGATTCCATTACCCGCTTGGCACGAGCTTACAACACGGTTGTACCTTCCTCCGGTAAAATTTTGTCGGGTGGTGTAGATGCCAACGCACTCCACAAGCCTAAGCGATTCTTTGGTGCAGCCCGCAATGTAGAGAACGGCGGCTCGCTAACCATTATCGCTACTGCACTGATTGACACAGGCTCCAAAATGGACGAAGTGATTTTTGAAGAGTTTAAAGGTACCGGCAATATGGAATTGCAGTTAGACCGCAAACTGGCCAACAAACGAGTATTCCCTGCCATAGACATTCCGGCATCGGGTACACGACGCGAAGACCTTTTGCTCGACAAAGATACCATGCAACGCGTGTGGATTCTGCGCAAGTACATGTCCGATATGAATTCCAGCGAGGCTATGGAATTCCTGCTGAACAACATGAAAGGAACCAAAGACAACGAGGAGTTCCTGCTCAGCATGAACAATTAA
- a CDS encoding ABC transporter ATP-binding protein produces the protein MKVFWRILSFTDAWGRFLPFYMLVLLLSVVFGALNFSLLIPLFDVLFEKVPATATSLKEPMFDGNIIAYATAYFNYRLRLSVAEYGPMQSLQMVCAVLVVSVVLSNLFVYLAQYSMNQLCYTLIRDIRVALFERFTDLHLGYFKGEKKGDLLSRLTNDVQEVEVTVITVLKSIIKEPVTIIIFFGALLYLSVELTVFTLLFLPVSGAIIAEISKRLRREGRDRQDMLGKIVNIADEVLGGIKVVKAFNAVGYVNRKFAERNEIYRRLTISIENKRDLASPLSQVLGTVVVGGILLYGGKMVFGGELAASSFLTYIAFFTQILTPAKSVSTAVSTLQRGVASMERVLQVLDTQPAIQSAPDAQTIKGLEKVIEWHNVSFAYGERMVLQNINLRLEKGKSLALVGPSGGGKSTLADLLPRFYDPVQGYISIDGVDIRRIELQSLRNLFGIVTQEPILFNDTVFNNIAFGMPHATMEEVEKAARIANAHEFIMQLENGYDTLLGDRGGRLSGGQRQRISIARAVMKNPPILILDEATSALDSESEKAVQEALENVMQGRATLIIAHRLSTVQNADEIAVIQEGRIVEQGTHRELIALEGMYSKLTQLQTF, from the coding sequence ATGAAAGTTTTTTGGCGTATCCTGTCGTTTACTGATGCATGGGGGCGTTTTTTGCCCTTCTACATGTTGGTGCTGCTGCTGTCGGTTGTATTTGGTGCACTCAATTTTTCGCTGCTTATTCCGCTGTTCGATGTTCTGTTTGAAAAAGTGCCTGCCACCGCCACATCGCTGAAAGAACCGATGTTCGACGGCAACATTATTGCGTATGCTACTGCCTACTTCAATTACCGTCTTCGCCTATCTGTGGCAGAATACGGGCCTATGCAATCGTTGCAAATGGTGTGTGCGGTGTTGGTTGTGTCGGTGGTGCTTTCCAATTTGTTTGTTTATTTGGCTCAGTACAGCATGAATCAGTTGTGTTATACGCTGATTCGCGACATTCGGGTGGCTCTTTTCGAGCGTTTTACCGACCTGCATTTGGGCTATTTCAAAGGAGAAAAAAAAGGCGATTTGCTTTCGCGCTTGACCAATGACGTGCAGGAAGTAGAGGTTACGGTTATCACCGTGCTCAAATCCATCATCAAAGAGCCTGTTACCATCATCATATTTTTTGGTGCATTGCTGTATCTGTCCGTAGAACTCACGGTTTTCACTTTGCTTTTTCTGCCTGTAAGCGGTGCCATTATTGCAGAAATCAGCAAGCGACTGCGCAGGGAAGGCCGCGACCGACAAGATATGCTCGGCAAAATTGTCAATATTGCCGACGAAGTGCTCGGCGGCATTAAAGTAGTGAAGGCCTTTAATGCAGTGGGGTATGTAAACAGAAAATTTGCCGAACGCAACGAAATTTATCGCCGCCTGACCATCAGCATTGAAAACAAGCGCGATTTAGCCTCGCCCCTTTCACAGGTATTGGGTACAGTGGTAGTGGGGGGAATTTTACTCTACGGCGGCAAAATGGTATTCGGCGGCGAGCTGGCAGCCTCTTCTTTTCTGACTTATATTGCTTTTTTTACACAGATACTCACCCCTGCAAAGTCGGTTTCAACGGCTGTCAGCACCCTGCAACGGGGTGTGGCTTCCATGGAGCGCGTTTTACAGGTGCTGGATACTCAGCCTGCCATCCAGTCCGCACCCGATGCACAAACCATTAAAGGTTTGGAAAAAGTAATTGAATGGCACAATGTATCGTTTGCATACGGCGAGCGAATGGTGCTGCAAAACATCAACCTGCGATTGGAAAAAGGAAAATCGCTGGCGTTGGTTGGCCCTTCGGGAGGCGGAAAATCTACGCTGGCCGACTTGCTACCCCGTTTCTATGACCCCGTGCAAGGCTACATCAGCATTGACGGCGTAGATATTCGTCGGATTGAGTTGCAGTCACTCCGCAATCTTTTCGGCATTGTTACGCAAGAGCCTATCCTGTTTAACGATACGGTTTTCAACAACATTGCCTTTGGTATGCCTCATGCAACCATGGAGGAAGTGGAAAAGGCTGCCCGCATTGCCAATGCGCATGAGTTTATTATGCAGTTGGAAAATGGTTACGATACGTTGTTGGGCGACCGTGGCGGCAGACTTTCCGGCGGTCAGCGGCAGCGCATCAGCATTGCCCGTGCCGTTATGAAAAACCCACCTATCCTGATTTTGGATGAGGCAACCTCTGCGCTCGATTCCGAATCGGAAAAGGCTGTGCAGGAAGCATTAGAAAATGTGATGCAAGGCCGTGCTACATTGATTATTGCACACCGCCTGAGTACGGTGCAAAATGCCGATGAAATTGCCGTCATTCAGGAAGGGCGCATTGTTGAACAAGGCACGCACCGCGAGCTGATTGCACTTGAAGGCATGTACAGCAAACTGACCCAATTACAGACGTTTTAA
- a CDS encoding DUF3352 domain-containing protein, which yields MRKVVLFLIFVACLLYLGWYYIGQKIGNLPPMSLVPADAVFVIETDEPIESWREISRSAIWQHLRKQPYFGALTEGTNALDSVIEQNSELFKLLGSRNVLVSAHVYKPSDYDFLFVVDLESAARLTFLQEYLVALPFSGFNLAKRDFDGTVIYEFRNRKSGALISAAFVENLMVCSFQGKLVENALLQRTNPQLVQNPKFVQVSKKTSNSGLFKLFFNYAYLDDYFRCYMPPNDFIDGISKELAFTGGNFYTEDDRWLRISGLTNLPDSVHSYYRALLQAGQGRMSVHEVLPQRTANYLTLTCKDFSVFYNSFEEKYKEDAAAWSDYQRNVQQIERFLKLDFRESFINWIGEEVAIVQLQPESSRGEKDYAVFIKAKDKTIGREKLDFVGEQIRKRTPMKFIETEHKGYPIKYLTIKFFFRLFLEKLFKKLERPYFTYIGDYVVFSNHPQTLKNIIDDYEAGRTLAAQQGFSELIEQTSRAGSIFMYMQMPVMFPTMRSMVSPATWASMNANKAYINCFEHVSLQLIGDDEVFDTQLLVRFDAEARESTPVVVPANPEQDSAAVTESTDEIIIGDINAKVQTEYYADGTKKREVETRDGFKHGDYREYHPNGRIKVRGRYRNDKADGTWRYYDTDGREIDKKRFDKGVEVN from the coding sequence ATGCGTAAAGTAGTTTTATTTCTAATATTTGTTGCCTGCCTGCTGTACTTGGGTTGGTACTATATCGGGCAAAAAATAGGCAACCTGCCGCCAATGAGTTTGGTGCCTGCCGATGCAGTATTTGTCATAGAAACCGACGAACCGATAGAAAGCTGGCGCGAAATCAGCCGCAGTGCTATTTGGCAGCACTTGCGCAAGCAGCCCTACTTCGGTGCGCTGACCGAAGGCACCAATGCGCTGGACTCTGTGATTGAGCAAAACAGCGAGTTGTTCAAACTGCTGGGTTCAAGAAATGTACTGGTTTCGGCACATGTTTATAAACCTTCGGACTACGACTTTCTGTTTGTTGTAGACCTCGAAAGCGCCGCAAGGCTCACCTTTTTGCAGGAATATCTGGTAGCATTGCCTTTTTCGGGGTTCAACCTTGCCAAACGCGACTTTGATGGCACGGTCATCTACGAATTTCGGAACAGAAAATCGGGAGCACTCATTTCGGCGGCCTTTGTAGAAAACCTGATGGTTTGTTCTTTTCAGGGCAAATTGGTAGAAAATGCACTTTTGCAGCGAACCAATCCGCAGTTGGTACAAAACCCCAAATTTGTACAGGTAAGCAAAAAAACGTCAAATAGCGGATTGTTCAAGTTGTTTTTCAATTATGCGTACTTAGACGATTACTTTCGCTGCTATATGCCTCCCAATGATTTTATTGACGGCATCAGCAAAGAATTGGCATTTACGGGCGGCAATTTTTACACAGAGGATGACCGATGGCTGCGCATCAGCGGGCTGACCAATTTGCCCGATTCGGTACATTCCTACTACCGCGCCCTGTTGCAGGCCGGGCAAGGGCGCATGTCTGTACACGAAGTACTGCCACAACGCACCGCCAACTATCTCACGCTCACCTGTAAAGATTTTTCCGTTTTCTACAATTCGTTTGAAGAAAAATACAAAGAAGACGCTGCCGCATGGAGTGATTATCAGCGCAACGTGCAGCAGATAGAGCGCTTTTTGAAATTGGATTTCCGCGAAAGTTTCATCAACTGGATTGGCGAGGAGGTAGCCATTGTGCAGTTACAGCCCGAAAGCAGCCGCGGCGAAAAAGACTATGCCGTATTCATCAAAGCCAAAGACAAAACCATCGGGCGCGAGAAATTGGACTTTGTAGGCGAGCAAATCCGCAAGCGAACCCCCATGAAATTCATTGAAACCGAACACAAGGGCTATCCCATCAAGTACCTGACCATCAAGTTTTTTTTTCGTTTGTTTCTGGAAAAGTTGTTTAAAAAATTGGAGCGCCCCTACTTCACCTATATCGGCGATTATGTGGTTTTCAGCAACCATCCGCAAACCCTGAAAAACATCATAGACGACTACGAGGCAGGCCGTACACTGGCAGCACAACAGGGCTTCAGCGAACTGATAGAGCAGACATCGCGTGCAGGCAGCATTTTTATGTACATGCAAATGCCTGTCATGTTCCCCACGATGCGCTCCATGGTTTCTCCTGCTACTTGGGCAAGCATGAACGCAAACAAGGCGTATATTAACTGCTTTGAACATGTGAGTTTGCAACTGATTGGCGACGATGAAGTATTTGATACGCAGTTGCTGGTGCGGTTTGATGCTGAGGCAAGAGAGAGTACTCCCGTTGTCGTTCCGGCAAACCCGGAGCAAGACTCGGCAGCCGTTACCGAATCAACAGACGAAATAATCATCGGCGACATCAACGCCAAAGTGCAGACCGAATACTACGCTGACGGCACAAAGAAACGCGAAGTAGAAACCCGCGACGGTTTTAAACACGGAGACTACCGCGAATATCACCCTAACGGCAGAATCAAGGTGCGTGGACGCTACCGCAACGACAAAGCCGACGGCACTTGGCGCTACTACGACACCGACGGCCGCGAAATTGACAAAAAGCGATTTGACAAGGGAGTTGAAGTGAATTAA